The Etheostoma cragini isolate CJK2018 chromosome 5, CSU_Ecrag_1.0, whole genome shotgun sequence genome contains a region encoding:
- the LOC117945038 gene encoding G-protein coupled receptor 15-like, giving the protein MHYNATVPLSVDFKTPEDLLIFIFHILFATSAVLVAGSVVIAISSNRSLRAQNRFIFMLNTSISDTLTGFSVYYLGLFDVQEGYPSRHGTYYILPSFLGVNVLTFLFAQFDRYFAVCHPFFYNRCLTRSFVIVICAFCWIYTYSILTVQNMVPISKAAEINAFGVMTLQIIVLTKVLMTIKLYTIARNHLAREAPSAERDNKKESLRIIVFVVICFLALWCPSFVNIIVRQLTGKGLRFRNEATNLFAIMARLNALVTPAVYIWGSPALRQAVWRTVWRRVCPCRTAR; this is encoded by the coding sequence ATGCACTATAACGCTACCGTCCCTTTGTCGGTGGATTTCAAAACTCCCGAGGACCTCCTCATTTTCATCTTCCATATTCTGTTCGCCACAAGCGCCGTGCTCGTCGCCGGCTCGGTGGTCATTGCGATTTCCTCCAACCGGTCCCTGCGAGCCCAGAACCGTTTTATTTTCATGCTGAACACGAGCATCAGTGACACTCTGACCGGCTTCTCGGTCTACTACCTCGGCCTCTTCGACGTGCAAGAGGGCTATCCCTCGAGGCATGGGACATACTACATTTTACCCTCATTTCTAGGTGTCAACGTGTTGACCTTCCTCTTTGCTCAGTTTGACCGGTACTTCGCCGTGTGCCATCCTTTCTTTTACAACCGCTGTTTAACCAGGTCTTTCGTTATCGTCATTTGTGCGTTTTGTTGGATTTACACATACTCTATCCTCACGGTGCAGAACATGGTGCCTATTTCAAAAGCAGCTGAAATAAACGCGTTTGGTGTAATGACTCTACAGATTATTGTACTCACTAAAGTGTTGATGACAATTAAATTATACACCATAGCCAGGAACCACCTGGCGAGAGAGGCGCCCAGTGCCGAGAGAGACAACAAAAAGGAGTCGCTGCGCATCATTGTGTTTGTGGTGATTTGCTTCTTGGCTCTGTGGTGTCCATCCTTTGTAAATATCATTGTTAGACAGTTGACGGGTAAGGGTCTCAGGTTTAGGAATGAAGCCACTAACCTGTTCGCCATCATGGCACGCCTGAACGCACTGGTGACCCCGGCTGTGTACATCTGGGGTAGCCCGGCGCTGCGCCAGGCCGTGTGGAGAACCGTGTGGCGGAGGGTCTGTCCCTGCCGGACGGCAAGGTGA
- the LOC117945513 gene encoding protease-associated domain-containing protein 1-like gives MARVVRTTALLLYLWSVLMQFNRTSGLGINELLYFRVISPEDIGYIFSAAPAKDFGGDFTSSYDEIFLVPANPADGCSDLEDRAIIQGQIVLMERGGCSFVQKARHVEEAGGKAVLIADNVVDNDSQYLDMITDGSTAKPSIPALFLLGRDGMMIRRSLQRQALPWAVISIPVNVSSLASFPLKQPPWTLW, from the exons ATGGCAAGGGTTGTCCGGACGACAGCTTTATTATTATACCTCTGGAGTGTTTTAATGCAGTTTAATCGCACATCAG GTCTTGGGATCAATGAACTGCTTTATTTCCGGGTCATCAGCCCAGAAGACATAGGGTACATCTTCAGTGCAGCGCCTGCTAAAGACTTTGGAGGAGATTTT ACTTCGTCCTATGATGAGATTTTCCTTGTGCCAGCAAACCCAGCAGATGGCTGCTCAGACCTGGAGGACAGAGCAATCATCCAGGGACAAATAGTCCTGATGGAAAGAGG AGGTTGCTCCTTTGTACAAAAAGCCCGACACGTGGAGGAAGCGGGAGGAAAAGCTGTTCTGATTGCTGATAATGTCGTGGACAATGACAGTCAGTACCTGGATATGATCACTGATGGAAGCACTGCCAAACCAAGCATTCCTGCTCTATTCTTGCTGGGACGTGATGG GATGATGATCAGACGATCGCTTCAGAGACAGGCCCTGCCGTGGGCTGTTATTTCCATTCCTGTCAATGTTTCCTCTTTGGCCTCGTTCCCACTAAAGCAACCCCCATGGACACTGTGGTAG